GATCACGACCGCTATCCCGGCCGTCCGCGATGCTCTGGTCCGATGCCATGCCCTAACCCCGTCTCATTCGGCCAGCAGCCCGCGCACCGCCTCGATCAGGCGGTCCGGGGCCACGGGCTTCATGACGATCCGGCGGCCCGGCTGTGCCGTCATGTCCGCCGCCGTTTCATGGGACGCGTAGCCGGTCAGGAAGAGAATGCGCAGGTCGGGATTGCGCTCCGCCAGGGCGCGGGCCAGTTCCAACCCGTTCATGCGGGGCATGGACATGTCGGACACCACGGCGTCGAACAGCCCGCCGCACTCGTCCCAGCGCTCCAGCGCGTCCAGCCCGTCCACCGCCTCCGTCACCGTGCAACCGGCCTCCTCCAGCGCCAGACGGACATAGGTGCGCACGGATTCCTCGTCGTCCACCAGCAGGATGGCCGCCCCCTCGTCCTCGCCCAGCCCCAGCCCGTCGGCCAGAGAACCGGCCTTCACCGGCGCGGGCACCGTGGGCAGATGGATGGAGAAGACGCTGCCGCGCCCGTCCGGTCCGGCCTCCATCTCCACGGCGCCGCCGGCCTGCCGGGCGGTCCCGTAGACCATCCACAGGCCGAGGCCGGTGCCCTTGCCCGGCTCCTTGGTGGTGAAGAAGGGTTCCCAGATTCGGTCGCGCACCGCCTCCGGCACGCCGCAGCCCTCGTCGATGACGCGGATCACGGCGTAGCGCCCGTGCGCCAGCGCGCCGTGGCGCCCGAAGAACGCGCCGTCCGGCAGGGCGCTGTCCAACGCGATGGTCAGCCGTCCGCCGTCCGGCATCGCATCGCGCGCGTTGAGGGCGAGGTTCAGGATGGCCTGGTTCAGCATCACCGGGTTGGCGACGGCGTGGGCGTCCTCGTCGCCGATGCGGATGTCCAGATCGATGCCGGCGCTCATCAGCGGCTTCAGGAAAATCTTCAGGTCGCGCACCAGCGGCGCCAGCGCCACCACCTCCGTCTCGTCGGACGGACGGCGGCGCGAGAAGTCGAGAAGCTGCGCGGTCAGCGCGGCGGCCCGGTCGGACGCCTTGGCGATCTCCCGCACGCAGGTGGTGACGCGCGCCGGATCGTCCGGCGCCCGTTCGGCCAGCCGGGCGAATCCGCCGATGGCGGTCAGCATGTTGTTGAACTCGTGGGCGATGCCGCCGGCCATGCGGCCCACCGCCTCCATCTTCTGCGACTTCTGAAGCTCCGCCTCGGCGCGGCGGCGCTCGGTCACGTCGTTCAGCACCAGGAGAACCGCCGCCTCCCGCTGGTAGACCGCGGGAAAGGCGCCGATCTCCACATGGCGCTGCTCGCCGGACGGGCGGGCGATCGCGCACTCCACCCGTTGCTGCTCGCCCTCCGCGCCCAGCCCGAGCCGCGTGGTCACCGTTTCCGCCTCGACGATGAAGCGGTTGAGGTCCAGCCCCTCCAGCCCGCCGCTGCCGTCCACCCCCAGGATCGACGCCGCCGCGGCGTTGCCGAAGCGGATGGCCCGGCGGTCCCAGAGGACGATGCCGTAAGGCGCCAGCTCGACCAGCTGCCGATAGCGCTTCTCGCTCTCGCTGAGCGCGCTGACGGTGGCCTCCAGCCGCTCCGTCTGACCGGCCAGCTGCTCCTCGCGCCGCTTCAGCTCGGTGATGTCCATCAGGATCTTCACGATGCCGCCGGAGCCGGTGGCGTGCTCGCTGATGCGGTACCAGCGACCGTCGGACAGACGCCCGTCCACCGGATCGGTGTGCAGCAGATGGCGCTTCATCCGCTCGGCGATCCAGTTCGCCATCTCGCGGTCGTCGCCCTCGTAACCACCGCGTTCGGCGGCGGCGCGCAGGATGTCCTCGAAGGCGGTGCCGGGCACCAGCACGTCGGCAAGGTTCGGGTAGGCGCTGCGGTAGCGCTCGTTGCAGAAGATCAGCCGGTCGTCCGGGCTGAACAGAACGAAGCCTTCGGAGATGCTGGACAGCGCGTCGTGCACCACCGACTGCATGAAGCGCGCCTCGACCAGCGCCAGCGTCTCGGCGGTCGTCTCGATGCCGGTGCCCCGGTAGCCGGCGAACCGGCCGTCCGCGTCGGTGAAGGGCTGGGCGCTGATGCGGAAGACGCGGGTGTCGCCCGCCCCGTCGCGCAGCGTGACCTCCAGGTCGCGGAAGGCCCGCCCGGCCTCGATGTCGGCCAGATGGTCCAGCCAGGTGTCGGTGTCCTCGACCAGGGCGCCGAGGTCGAGCAGCGAATCGCCGAACACCGGCGCCGGATCGCCGCCGAGGATCTCCGGCAGGCGTTCGGACACGTAGGTGTAGCGGTGGTCGGGGGCGCTTTCCCAGAACCAGTCGGACGCGGCCTCGGCGAAGTCGCGGAAGCGCTGGCGGCTGGCGGCCAGTTCCTCGTTGGCGGCGCGCAGCAGGCGGGCGGAGCGGTCCAGGGCCGCCGCCGCCGCGCGGGCGCGGCGCACCGACAGCACGGCCAGCGCCGCCATCGCCAGCGTCATCACGCCGAGCGGCAGCATCAGCCGGTCGCGTCCCTCCTCCGGCATCATCACGGCCAGCAGGCCGGCGGCGCCGAGCATCAGGAACAGCAGGTCGGTCAACCCGCCCAGCCCGCGGCGCGGCGCCGCATCCCCGGCCGGCCGGGCGGCACGGACGTCAAGGTCGGTGTCGGTGGGGGGCAGCCCGCCCCGGCCGGAAAGATCCACGGAGCTCCGCTCCATCGTCATGGGTGTACCGCCGCGCAAGGCGCGCTGTGCATAGACCCGTAATAGGAGGGGAGCCGTTAACAGCGGGTTTCGCTGTTCGCCTTCGTACGATCGGATTCTACCGTGAGCATACGATTTCCACCGCTCAGCGCCGGTTCACCAGAACCAGGATCTTCTCTTCGAGCTGTTCTGGAGAAAAAGGCTTGGCGATGTAGGCTGTGACGTCGTGGGCCATGGCCTCCTCCACCGCGATGATGGTGGCGAGCGCGGTGACCATCAGGAAGGGCATGTCGGGCCGCACCGCGCGGACCAGCTTCAGGAACTCCAGCCCCGACAGGCGCGGCATCTTCCAGTCGCAGACGATGAGGTCGAAGGCGCCCTGCCCCTCCTCGAATCGGGTCAGCGCCTCGCGCCCGTCCTGGGCGATGGTCAGCTCGGTGATGCCGAGGTCGCGCAGGATCATCTCGACATAGCCGCGCGCGGCCGGCTCGTCGTCGGCCAGCAGGACGCGCAGCGTGTTCATGGCGCGCATCGGCAGGCCGGCGCCGGCCAGCGTGGCGAAGAAATGGGCGAAGCGCTCGGCCCGCTGCTCCGTCGCGTCCTTGCAGCGGGCGAGGTAGCCGCGCAGGAAGGCGGTGGAGCGGACATGATGCCCGACCAGCTCGCGCGCCGCCGCCACGCATTTCCCCTCGGTGAAGGCGCCCTCGGCGAGCAGGCTGGCGAACTCCATGACCTCGTCGACGTGGGGCGGACGGTCCTTGGCGATGCGGGCGAAGACCTTGTTGGTGCGCAGGAAGGTGTTTTGGATCTCGTCGAGCATGCGGACGTAGCGCTCGCGCAGGCCGTCCGGCAGGGTGGAGCGCTGCACCCGCCGTTGCAGGTCGGCCAGCGCCTTGATGCGGGCGCGCGGCGTGCGCGCCGTCTCGAACAGGCGCTGGGTGAAGTCGCGGGCCTCCAGATGGCGGCGCAGATGGGCGACGATCATGCGCCGGCTGCGCTCCCCCGACACCGCTCCTTCGAAGGCCAGAAGATCGACGATGCGGGCATAGTGGCTCTTGGCGTGCAGCACCGCCTCCAGCCGCGCGCCGGACAGCAGAAGCGCCACCCGCCGGTCGATCAGCCGGGTCGTGCGCTCCCCGCCGATCACCCCGCCCTTCACCGTCAGGCGGGCGGCGAGGAGGCTGATCGCCGACAGCTCGTCCAGCACCGCCGCCACGCTGTTCGGCTCCGCCTTGGTGCCGGACAGCGGCGCGTCGCCGAGCAGGGCGTGGTGAACCCCCGCCTCCAGCCCCAGCCGGGCGGCGCGCGCCTGATGGCGGGCGACGAAGGCGGACAGGCGGTGCAGGACCGCCGGGGCGTCGGGGTGGGACGGCGCCTCGCCCCGCCAGACCATCGCCATGGCGTCGAGCACGCCGCGCAGCCCGTCCGCCCAGCCGAACAGCGCCTCGACCACCAGCCCGTTGGCCAGCATCTCCCCGACGATCTGGTCGAGGATGGCGATGCCCTCGCCGGACAGCCCGTCACCGTCGAGCGACAGGATGCGCACCAGCCGAAGCTCGTGGTTGCGCCCTTCGCCCAACCAGGCGGACAGCCAGCAATCGATGGCGTGGCGCCCGGCGAAGCCCGGCGTCCGCGTCATGCTCTGCGCCACCGTGGCGGCGAACTGCTTGGCGTCGATGGACAGGGCCGCGCCGCTGTGGGCGCGCCGGGCGGTGAAGGCCAGCACCTCCTGCTCCAGCCGCTTCAGCTCCTCCAGCCGCATGGCGGGCGAGCGGCGTCCGGGACGGGCCTGCCGCTGCGCCACCCGCTCCAGCACCTGGGCGCGGCGCGGCCAGTCGAGGAAGGAACGCTGCGGCTCGACCTTGTGCAGGAATTCGGTGGGGGTGATGCCGCGCGCCTCCAGGAACTCCGCCAGTTCCTCCGCGATCAGGAATCGCGCGGCGGGGGCGAAGATCTCCTCGACCCGAACGCAGACGGCGGACTCCGGCGACTCCTCCGGCGCGTCGCCGCTCAGCTCGCCGAGGAGCGCGTCGACGTCGTAGACGCCGATGGGAATGCCGTCGGTCGGGAGCGGGGAAGGCGGCGGTGCGGCGTTCATCGATGCCCCGCCATCAGATCAGCAGCGCGTGGATCGTGTCGGCCAGCTCGTCCGGGTTGATCGGCTTGCGCAGGAAGACGATGCGGCGCCTGTCCGC
The window above is part of the Azospirillum sp. TSH58 genome. Proteins encoded here:
- a CDS encoding response regulator, encoding MDLSGRGGLPPTDTDLDVRAARPAGDAAPRRGLGGLTDLLFLMLGAAGLLAVMMPEEGRDRLMLPLGVMTLAMAALAVLSVRRARAAAAALDRSARLLRAANEELAASRQRFRDFAEAASDWFWESAPDHRYTYVSERLPEILGGDPAPVFGDSLLDLGALVEDTDTWLDHLADIEAGRAFRDLEVTLRDGAGDTRVFRISAQPFTDADGRFAGYRGTGIETTAETLALVEARFMQSVVHDALSSISEGFVLFSPDDRLIFCNERYRSAYPNLADVLVPGTAFEDILRAAAERGGYEGDDREMANWIAERMKRHLLHTDPVDGRLSDGRWYRISEHATGSGGIVKILMDITELKRREEQLAGQTERLEATVSALSESEKRYRQLVELAPYGIVLWDRRAIRFGNAAAASILGVDGSGGLEGLDLNRFIVEAETVTTRLGLGAEGEQQRVECAIARPSGEQRHVEIGAFPAVYQREAAVLLVLNDVTERRRAEAELQKSQKMEAVGRMAGGIAHEFNNMLTAIGGFARLAERAPDDPARVTTCVREIAKASDRAAALTAQLLDFSRRRPSDETEVVALAPLVRDLKIFLKPLMSAGIDLDIRIGDEDAHAVANPVMLNQAILNLALNARDAMPDGGRLTIALDSALPDGAFFGRHGALAHGRYAVIRVIDEGCGVPEAVRDRIWEPFFTTKEPGKGTGLGLWMVYGTARQAGGAVEMEAGPDGRGSVFSIHLPTVPAPVKAGSLADGLGLGEDEGAAILLVDDEESVRTYVRLALEEAGCTVTEAVDGLDALERWDECGGLFDAVVSDMSMPRMNGLELARALAERNPDLRILFLTGYASHETAADMTAQPGRRIVMKPVAPDRLIEAVRGLLAE
- a CDS encoding response regulator, which encodes MNAAPPPSPLPTDGIPIGVYDVDALLGELSGDAPEESPESAVCVRVEEIFAPAARFLIAEELAEFLEARGITPTEFLHKVEPQRSFLDWPRRAQVLERVAQRQARPGRRSPAMRLEELKRLEQEVLAFTARRAHSGAALSIDAKQFAATVAQSMTRTPGFAGRHAIDCWLSAWLGEGRNHELRLVRILSLDGDGLSGEGIAILDQIVGEMLANGLVVEALFGWADGLRGVLDAMAMVWRGEAPSHPDAPAVLHRLSAFVARHQARAARLGLEAGVHHALLGDAPLSGTKAEPNSVAAVLDELSAISLLAARLTVKGGVIGGERTTRLIDRRVALLLSGARLEAVLHAKSHYARIVDLLAFEGAVSGERSRRMIVAHLRRHLEARDFTQRLFETARTPRARIKALADLQRRVQRSTLPDGLRERYVRMLDEIQNTFLRTNKVFARIAKDRPPHVDEVMEFASLLAEGAFTEGKCVAAARELVGHHVRSTAFLRGYLARCKDATEQRAERFAHFFATLAGAGLPMRAMNTLRVLLADDEPAARGYVEMILRDLGITELTIAQDGREALTRFEEGQGAFDLIVCDWKMPRLSGLEFLKLVRAVRPDMPFLMVTALATIIAVEEAMAHDVTAYIAKPFSPEQLEEKILVLVNRR